Proteins encoded within one genomic window of Platichthys flesus chromosome 17, fPlaFle2.1, whole genome shotgun sequence:
- the rps5 gene encoding 40S ribosomal protein S5 produces the protein MTEWETAPAVAESPEIKLFGKWSTDDVQINDISLQDYIAVKEKYAKYLPHSGGRYAAKRFRKAQCPIVERLTNSMMMHGRNNGKKLMTVRIVKHAFEIIHLLTGENPLQVLVNAIINSGPREDSTRIGRAGTVRRQAVDVSPLRRVNQAIWLLCTGAREAAFRNIKTIAECLADELINAAKGSSNSYAIKKKDELERVAKSNR, from the exons A TGACTGAGTGGGAGACTGCCCCAGCCGTGGCTGAGAGCCCAGAGATCAAGCTCTTCGGCAAGTGGAGCACCGACGATGTTCAGATCAATGACATCTCCCTGCAG GATTACATTGCAGTGAAAGAGAAGTACGCCAAGTACCTGCCCCACTCTGGAGGCCGCTATGCCGCCAAGCGTTTCCGTAAGGCCCAGTGCCCAATCGTGGAGCGTCTGACCAACTCCATGATGATGCACGGCCGCAACAACGGCAAGAAGCTGATGACTGTGCGCATCGTGAAGCATGCCTTCGAGATCATCCACCTGCTGACCGGAGAG AATCCCCTTCAGGTCTTGGTGAACGCAATCATCAACAGTGGACCCCGTGAGGACTCCACCCGTATCGGTCGTGCTGGTACCGTGAGGAGGCAGGCCGTCGATGTGTCCCCCCTCCGCAGAGTCAACCAG GCCATCTGGCTGCTGTGCACAGGAGCAAGAGAAGCTGCTTTCAGGAACATCAAGACCATCGCCGAGTGTCTGGCTGATGAGCTGATCAACGCCGCTAAG ggTTCATCTAACTCTTACGCCATCAAGAAGAAGGACGAGTTGGAGAGAGTCGCCAAGTCCAACCGTTAA
- the ppt2b gene encoding lysosomal thioesterase PPT2 yields the protein MKGSRSLMSSRRRSSSSGAAGLLYPLLGACLWAAVVGFKPVIIVHGLFDSSGDFKNLQRFINESHPGTNVTVIDLFDRSASLQPMWKQVEGFKAAIYPLLQNAEDGVHFICYSQGGLVCRGILSTLPDHNVHSFISLSSPQAGQYGDTDYLRYLFPQFVKSNLFHLCYTAFGQRISICNYWNDPHHRDMYVNSSDYLALLNSERTNPNSTEWKENFLKITKLVLIGGPDDGVITPWQSSQFGFFDDNETVVEMQQQDFFLRDVFGLKTLSARGDLMICSVPGVAHTLWHSNETVFHLCMEKWLV from the exons ATGAAGGGCTCGCGCTCCCTCATGTCgagccggaggaggagcagcagcagcggggcgGCTGGGCTCCTGTACCCGCTGCTCGGTGCGTGTCTCTGGGCTGCGGTGGTCGGATTCAAGCCGGTGATCATCGTCCACGGTTTGTTCGACAGCTCCGGGGATTTTAAAAACCTGCAGCGGTTCATCAACGAG TCTCACCCTGGAACAAACGTCACCGTCATAGACCTGTTTGACAGAAGTGCCAGCCTGCAGCCCATGTGGAAGCAGGTGGAGGGATTCAAGGCAGCGATTTATCCACTCCTGCAAAACGCAGAAGACGGCGTCCATTTCATCTGCTACTCTCAAG gcGGGCTGGTTTGCAGAGGAATCCTCTCGACTCTGCCCGACCACAACGTCCActccttcatctctctgtcCTCGCCTCAGGCCGGGCAATATGGAG ACACCGACTACTTAAGGTACCTCTTCCCTCAGTTTGTCAAGTCCAACCTCTTCCACCTCTGCTACACTGCTTTCGGTCAGAGAATATCCATCTGCAACTACTGGAACG ACCCCCACCACAGAGACATGTACGTGAACAGCAGTGATTATCTGGCTCTGCTCAACAGTGAGAGAACCAATCCAAACTCGACAG AGTGGAAGGAAAACTTCCTCAAGATCACCAAGCTGGTGTTGATCGGTGGACCAGACGATGGCGTCATCACTCCCTGGCAGTCGAG TCAGTTTGGATTTTTCGACGACAATGAGACCGTTGTGGAAATGCAGCAGCAAGAT TTCTTCTTGAGGGATGTTTTTGGTCTGAAGACGCTGTCGGCTCGCGGGGATCTGATGATCTGTTCTGTTCCCGGCGTCGCACACACCCTTTGGCACTCGAACGAGACTGTGTTCCACCTGTGTATGGAGAAGTGGCTGGTGTAG
- the nrm gene encoding nurim — translation MASLTGRGCFLGAVSLLNFAFVFISAADFVRFVSFRAIYHNITGETSLCQDSIPWTEALQDSSVLWSLVVDVGLLALFTTQHSLLAWAPVKQALQSVLGALNRTAYCFTTALALQILMRYWQPVTGAPCLWSVRHAPWSIWFPLLCFTLHFLCWAIICSILMIFDYPELLGIKQVYYECLGLGDPLSYKSTRAQRFLSHLRHPVCLELSVVLWFLPALSLDRLLLAGTLSTYLALAHSLDKQDLAYLCIQIRSKMQLLAEPQRGITDTTDTTDTTDSYSKEK, via the exons ATGGCGTCGCTCACGGGTCGCGGCTGTTTCCTCGGCGCCGTGTCGCTTCTGAACTTTGCGTTTGTCTTCATCTCCGCCGCAGACTTCGTCCGCTTCGTGTCGTTCCGAGCGATTTACCACAACATCACCGGAGAGACGAGCCTGTGTCAAG ACTCCATCCCGTGGACGGAGGCGCTGCAGGACAGCTCCGTCCTCTGGTCCCTGGTCGTGGACGTGGGGCTGCTTGCTCTCTTCACCACCCAGCACAGTCTGCTGGCCTGGGCACCCGTCAAACAGGCTCTCCAGTCGGTGCTGGGGGCCCTGAACCGGACGGCGTACTGTTTCACCACCGCACTGGCTCTGCAG ATCCTGATGAGGTACTGGCAGCCAGTGACTGGTGCCCCCTGTCTGTGGTCGGTGCGTCATGCACCCTGGAGTATCTGGttccctctgctctgcttcacTCTGCACTTCCTCTGCTGGGCGATCATCTGCAGCATCCTCATGATCTTCGATTACCCAGAACTGTTGGGCATCAAGCAG gtgtaCTACGAGTGTCTCGGTTTGGGAGACCCTCTCTCCTACAAGTCCACCCGCGCCCAGCGCTTCCTGTCCCACCTCCGCCACCCGGTGTGCCTGGAGCTGAGCGTCGTGCTGTGGTTCCTGCCGGCCTTGTCCCTGGACCGGCTCCTGCTGGCGGGGACTCTGTCGACCTACCTGGCCCTGGCACACTCTCTGGACAAACAGGATTTAGCGTACCTCTGCATCCAGATTAGGAGCAAGATGCAGCTCCTTGCCGAGCCACAGCGCGGCATCACCGACACCACTGACACCACTGACACCACCGACAGCTACAGCAAGGAGAAGTGA
- the ppp1r18 gene encoding uncharacterized protein ppp1r18, whose translation MSVSSLPEWKQLLLERKRRDEEERERREKEEEEKLASMPAWKRGIIQRRKAKQDSVGDRDKERDMCSLQVDFRSPYDGLSDTDSSVTVNLGSELSLSPDPGLWLDADPRSVSQVSAETIVPFHENPFIRTQSAWRKGKDADVGNESEREKDKSSPRGQDGDSGRGRDIELKIERFRDLSEGREKERSRDRSQGRERDNSRERWEKDKNQWKESAKDGMREREYLKVRKDEEEKETDSPSGSFSPHGPCLRTIRADNIIIIEQERKGNDERRGRWREAERERPEEDHQGNRGMKMNLREILAGGGSVTEIRASEVLIIKPSTTLEERSTGGKGREDGEDEKKERRESRELRTDISWLREKESGKEKERPWGQALVIKDNRTGSLEDNVFIERRGRVSQLLSKFGELPKPPSRSKSSDNFLRPGRRKYSDEDDQRAEERKVDGRNMPLKGIPKRSFSFSDRVICAKENGLDDERCYDWKMRERIHSDKSVPPWVDVAGLGRDATAKIKMGCAWLLDKSGKHKDGFVKTDEKAGSMQRRNDADMCISIQHRSEAKRVEPIDKRAAERSDNGNGDEGFTVACVKNTEGISFARRIPIRQDGRARAEREAKRLADEKSLERELSVDNDPEERVEAQVGNKEDFLQGDGFESTIPAEATQSHVMATSADTTSLCLSAESQYRHESAFTECSSLLCTVTDRNRDPQREAEWTGPRGPIPTHSVLSQHTEELISKIERIGDTTVYGNERGERPYRGIELTKECRKDGERHSDVGSESLVQDAVPRSPKRVAPPGPLEIQIPRTVFYVAEEVVERKKVAVQNDEGRDREGGQGVERRDSWRIGKPLSRIESLREKIRQKELERLERLRQTQAGEGSAAAEDSDSPTAEDMDEERGTEIGQEWEASAHIRKRLVDADTAQEDAAVQSATARFDVTQEVLKTCPQLPVSASHSQTAGGEEVSSGYAAAVAEDISDGCLISEDEDEPLKHEEEQLRSHGGRRESRQEESEEEEKLSDEEVEEYTSPLDPTQALSPSPPNPNSLAAMSRIYNLETVGSRSGLCLRDRTCPSVHLVKVTPHISNSQQGDGKALPGGDVSGVQTIQRQIEQFQLKEQEALKSTSIPLRDQETQWQQSPRGVLKQQVKDEVKSQKKDQSESNYKMSPLRVCSPTAQLKQTVPVNPSSFRSQSPDNALKSSDSAPTPASSPCSPSPSQSPSMSPSPSPSPTLFSIRSASGGQVKRGATVTIKPKKPVAAGGGGEVMGSAPSAGPTSAGSSPAKTPSQQAQTSPAVAEPIKKKYPTAKEIEVIGGYLNLEKSCLVKNRGNPKRGKVCFNEDQLEQVCEYPSETSMLACVPHPHDLGRTERLQGDEAKEEEADVDGEMIVSKSTRNVGTATGRGLRVDESCPRSSSPKLPL comes from the exons atgtctgtctcctctctgccgGAATGGAAGCAACTCctgctggagagaaagaggcgaGACGAGGAGGaacgagagaggagagaaaaggaggaggaggagaagcttgCCAGCATGCCCGCCTGGAAGCGAGGGATCATCCAGCGGAGAAAGGCAAAGCAGGACAGTGTGGGTGACAGGGACAAGGAGAGAGACATGTGTTCCCTGCAGGTGGATTTCAGATCTCCCTATGACGGACTGAGCGACACAGACAGCTCTGTGACTGTCAATCTGGGAAGTGAATTGTCGCTCAGTCCAGATCCGGGACTATGGTTGGATGCAGACCCCAGATCAGTGAGTCAGGTTTCTGCAGAAACTATAGTGCCGTTCCATGAAAACCCATTTATTCGCACGCAGAGTGCATGGAGGAAGGGCAAGGATGCAGATGTAGGGAACgagtcagagagggagaaagacaaaTCCAGTCCCAGGGGTCAAGATGGAGACTCAGGAAGAGGACGAGACATAGAGCTGAAAATCGAGAGGTTTCGAGATTTAAGTGAGGGACGggaaaaagagaggagcagggacaggagtcagggaagagaaagagataaTAGCAGGGAGAGATGGGAGAAAGATAAAAACCAATGGAAAGAGTCGGCTAAAGATGGAATGAGGGAGAGGGAATACCTCAAAGTAAgaaaagacgaggaggagaaagaaacagattCACCATCTGGATCGTTTTCTCCCCATGGCCCTTGTCTGCGAACCATCCGAGCcgacaacatcatcatcatcgaaCAGGAAAGGAAGGGTAATGACGAGAGaagggggagatggagggaggccGAGAGGGAGAGGCCAGAGGAAGACCACCAGGGGAATAGAGGGATGAAGATGAACCTGAGGGAGATCCTGGCCGGAGGAGGGAGCGTCACCGAGATCCGAGCTTCTGAGGTTCTGATCATAAAGCCCTCGACAACCCTCGAGGAGAGGAGTACAGGAGGCAaagggagagaggatggagaggatgaaaagaaggagaggagggagagcagggaaCTCAGAACAGACATATCCTGGCTGAGAGAAAAAGAGTCtgggaaggagaaagaaagaccCTGGGGCCAGGCGTTAGTTATAAAGGATAACAGGACAGGCAGCCTTGAGGATAATGTGTTTATTGAGAGACGAGGGAGGGTCAGCCAGCTGCTGAGCAAATTCGGCGAGCTCCCTAAACCGCCATCCCGATCCAAAAGCTCTGATAACTTCCTCCGGCCTGGGAGGAGAAAATACTCTGATGAAGACGACCAACGAGCTGAGGAGAGGAAGGTGGACGGGAGGAATATGCCGCTGAAAGGCATCCCGAAGCGCTCGTTTAGCTTCTCCGATCGCGTCATCTGTGCCAAAGAGAACGGTTTAGATGACGAAAGATGTTACGATTGGAAAATGCGTGAGAGGATACACTCAGACAAGAGCGTGCCACCGTGGGTAGATGTAGCAGGTCTAGGGAGGGACGCCACGGCAAAGATCAAAATGGGGTGCGCGTGGCTTTTAGACAAGTCGGGAAAACACAAGGATGGATttgtgaaaacagatgaaaaggCCGGATCCATGCAGAGGAGGAATGACGCCGACATGTGCATCTCCATCCAACACAGGAGTGAGGCTAAGAGAGTCGAGCCCATTGACAAGAGGGCAGCAGAGAGGTCCGATAATGGAAACGGAGATGAGGGGTTCACAGTAGCTTGTGTTAAAAACACAGAGGGCATCTCATTTGCTAGAAGAATCCCAATCAGGCAGGATGGGAGAGCAAGAGCTGAAAGAGAAGCAAAGCGACTGGCTGATGAGAAAAGTTTAGAGCGAGAGCTGAGTGTGGATAACGACCCGGAGGAAAGAGTTGAGGCGCAAGTTGGCAACAAAGAGGATTTTCTACAAGGAGATGGATTTGAAAGCACAATCCCAGCCGAAGCGACGCAGAGTCACGTCATGGCCACTTCAGCAGACACGACGAGTCTATGCCTCAGTGCGGAGAGTCAGTACAGACATGAATCAGCTTTCACCGAGTGCTCCAGTCTGCTCTGTACAGTcacagacaggaacagagaCCCCCAACGAGAGGCCGAGTGGACTGGACCACGAGGACCCATCCCCACGCATTCCGTTTTGTCTCAGCACACAGAGGAGCTCATCAGTAAAATAGAAAGAATAGGGGACACAACTGTTTATGGCAATGAGAGAGGGGAAAGGCCTTACAGAGGTATCGAACTGACCAAGGAATGCAGGAAGGATGGAGAGCGTCACAGTGATGTCGGATCCGAGAGTCTCGTCCAGGACGCAGTACCCAGATCTCCAAAAAGGGTCGCTCCTCCAGGTCCCCTCGAGATTCAAATCCCCAGGACTGTGTTTTATGTCGCGGAAGAAGTGGTGGAGAGGAAAAAGGTGGCTGTTCAAAACGACGAGGGCCGAGACAGGGAAGGAGGACAAGGGGTCGAGAGAAGGGACAGCTGGAGGATCGGGAAGCCCCTGAGCCGCATCGAGTCCCTGCGAGAGAAAATCAGACaaaaggagctggagaggctgGAGAGGCTGAGACAGACGCAGGCTGGAGAGGGGAGCGCGGCTGCAGAGGACAGTGATTCTCCGACAGCTGAGGACATGGATGAAGAGAGGGGAACTGAAATAGGGCAAGAGTGGGAAGCTTCAGCTCATATACGGAAGAGGCTGGTCGACGCAGATACGGCACAGGAAGACGCAGCAGTGCAATCAGCCACGGCTCGATTTGACGTCACGCAGGAAGTGTTGAAAACCTGccctcagcttcctgtttctGCCTCACACTCACAAACCGCCGGAGGAGAGGAAGTATCAAGCGGGTATGCCGCTGCTGTCGCTGAAGATATCTCCGACGGCTGCCTGatatctgaggatgaagacgagcccctgaaacatgaagaagaacagCTGAGGAGCCACGGGGGCCGACGCGAGAGCAGAcaagaggagagtgaggaggaggaaaagctgTCGGACGAGGAGGTAGAGGAATATACATCACCCCTCGACCCAACACAAGCTCTCTCCCCTTCGCCCCCTAATCCAAACTCCCTCGCAGCCATGAGTCGGATCTACAACTTGGAAACTGTCGGCTCAAGATCAGGTTTGTGCCTGAGGGACAGGACCTGTCCATCGGTGCATCTTGTGAAAGTGACGCCCCACATATCAAACTCACAGCAGGGCGACGGCAAAGCTTTACCGGGCGGAGACGTCTCTGGGGTTCAGACGATACAGCGGCAGATAGAGCAGTTTCAGCTGAAAGAGCAGGAAGCGCTGAAGTCAACAAGCATTCCCCTGAGGGACCAAGAGACACAATGGCAGCAAAGCCCCAGAGGAGTGTTAAAGCAGCAGGTGAAGGACGAAGTCAAGAGCCAGAAGAAGGATCAGTCAGAATCAAACTACAAAATGTCACCTCTACGTGTTTGTTCTCCGACAGCTCAGCTCAAACAAACCGTCCCTGTTAACCCCTCATCTTTCCGAAGCCAATCCCCAGACAATGCTCTGAAATCCTCTGATTCGGCCCCAACACCAGCCTCCTCCCCGTGTTCCCCGTCTCCCTCCCAGTCTCCCAGCATGTCTCCATCACCCAGCCCGTCGCCCACGCTCTTCTCCATCAGGAGTGCCTCTGGGGGCCAAGTGAAGAGAGGCGCCACCGTTACCATCAAACCAAAGAAGCCTgtcgctgctggaggaggaggcgaggtgATGGGATCCGCACCCTCAGCGGGACCTACATCAGCCGGGTCGAGTCCTGCAAAGACTCCATCGCAGCAGGCCCAGACATCCCCCGCTGTGGCTGAGCCGATCAAGAAGAAGTACCCGACAGCGAAGGAGATCGAGGTGATCGGTGGATATCTAAATCTGGAGAAGTCCTGTCTGGTCAAAAACAGAGGGAACCCGAAAAGG gGGAAAGTGTGTTTCAACGAGGATCAGCTGGAGCAGGTCTGTGAGTACCCGTCAGAGACCTCCATGCTGGCGTGTGTCCCGCACCCTCACGACCTGGGGAGGACGGAGAGGCTGCAGGGGGACGAGgccaaggaggaggaggccgacgTGGACGGAGAAATGATCGTGTCCAAGAGCACAAGGAACGTTGGGACTGCGACAGGACGAGGTCTAAGAGTGG ATGAGTCTTGCCCTCGGTCTTCTTCGCCAAAATTGCCCTTGTGA
- the limd1b gene encoding LIM domain-containing protein 1 — translation MDPSYRTSLYFGSCTRCSEAVYGAGRGCRAMGRLFHDTCFTCSVCSKKLSGQPFYTVSGGIYCENDFLYSGVHPAPEVCNSCGYLIMDNTVLQARGRAYHPSCFRCVVCSQSLEGQPFSVDSDRRVYCVSDYNRLRAPCCAACRSPILPTEGSTESIKVVSLDRSYHVECFSGDVNLI, via the exons ATGGACCCCAGCTACAGAACCAGTCTGTACTTTG GAAGTTGTACAAGATGCAGTGAAGCAGTGTACGGAGCAGGGAGAGGCTGCCGGGCGATGGGACGTTTATTCCACGACACATGTTTCACCTGCAGCGTTTGCA GTAAAAAGCTGAGTGGGCAACCATTCTACACAGTGTCGGGAGGAATCTACTGTGAAAATGACTTTTTG TACTCAGGAGTTCATCCAGCCCCAGAGGTGTGCAACAGCTGTGGGTATTTAATCATGGATAATACG GTCCTGCAGGCCCGTGGGAGGGCCTACCACCCGTCCTGCTTCCGCTGCGTGGTCTGCAGCCAGAGCCTGGAGGGTCAGCCCTTCTCTGTGGACTCAGACCGCCGGGTCTACTGTGTCAGCGACTACAACAG GCTCCGGGCCCCCTGCTGTGCCGCCTGCAGATCACCGATACTGCCAACTGAG gggTCTACAGAGTCTATAAAAGTGGTGTCACTAGACAGAAGTTACCATGTCGAGTGTTTCAGTGGGGACGTGAACCTCATCTAA
- the cratb gene encoding carnitine O-acetyltransferase b: MIFSRIQPGPCRAMLARVSLRQEVCFSSSVPPQPVPPLAHTLQGYLRALEPLLPPEEISHTRKMVQEFGRPGGLGSQLQEGLEKRARHNKNWITDWWVQWAYLESRQPLPVHSSPAISLPRRDYNDWRSQLVFASKLIAAVLDFKAKIKTGQLPVEYMRGKPLCMELYPLLFSSCRIPGPKHDHIAYYGRSRRLPAHITVVRNYQFFQLEVYNSDGSRLTESQIHSQLLRIRSQSWKTDKEPMGILTSEHRHTWGQAYNRLLRDKLNKESVRMIETGLFSLCLDSPVMRISDEKYASRKAAQILHGGGTFSNSGNRWFDKTLQFVVGEDGSWGLLYEQATAEGPPIATLLDHIQQYCEKADPKRAPLVPLPMPKKLYFHIDREIKRDIEHAKQNLDILINDLDVNVFNFKRFGKELPKKHDMSPNSFIQVALQLAYYRVHNEVCPACDIASQRMFRGGRTEFIRSPTNQTLRFLLAFDDPTVSREAKLELFREAVDAYTALTHLTLNGLGIDRHLLGLKLESIEKGLTIPKIFMDTAYGLATHWKLRTGQVPANTDSVMCFGPLVPDGYAICYNPQADHVHFSITAFNCCEETHAETLALTLKDTLGQLQELLQPTV; encoded by the exons ATGATATTCAGTAGGATCCAACCCGGACCCTGCAGAGCGATGCTGGCCCGG GTTTCATTGAGGCAGGAggtttgtttctcctcctccgtgccCCCCCAGCCGGTGCCCCCGCTGGCCCACACCTTGCAGGGGTACCTGAGGGCCCTGGAGCCCCTGCTGCCCCCAGAGGAGATCAGCCACACCCGCAAGATGGTGCAGGAGTTCGGCCGGCCGGGCGGCCTGGGCTCTCAGCTGCAGGAGGGCCTGGAGAAGAGAGCGAGACACAACAAGAACTGG ATCACAGACTGGTGGGTGCAGTGGGCGTACCTGGAGAGCCGACAGCCTCTGCCCGTGCACTCGAGCCCGGCAATCTCTCTGCCCAGGAGAGATTATAATGATTGGAGGAGCCAGTTGGT GTTTGCATCCAAACTTATAGCAGCAGTTCTGGACTTCAAGGCCAAAATCAAAAC CGGCCAGCTACCGGTGGAGTACATGCGAGGGAAGCCTCTGTGCATGGAGCTCTACccgctcctcttctcctcctgcaggatcCCTGGTCCCAAACACGACCACATCGCCTACTATGGCCGCTCGCGCCGCCTCCCCGCGCACATCACAGTCGTCAGGAACTACCAG TTCTTCCAGCTGGAGGTTTACAACAGTGACGGCTCTCGTCTGACGGAGAGTCAGATCCACAGCCAGCTGCTGAGGATCCGGTCTCAGTCCTGGAAGACGGACAAGGAGCCGATGGGCATCCTGACCAGCGAGCACCGCCACACCTGGGGACAGGCCTACAACCGCCTGCTGAGAG aCAAACTGAACAAGGAGTCAGTGCGGATGATAGAGACGggacttttctctctgtgtctggacTCTCCGGTCATGAGGATATCAGATGAGAA GTACGCCAGCCGCAAAGCAGCTCAGATCCTGCACGGAGGCGGGACCTTCTCCAACAGTGGAAACCGCTGGTTCGACAAAACGCTGCAG TTTGTGGTGGGCGAGGACGGATCGTGGGGTCTTCTGTACGAACAGGCCACAGCTGAGGGTCCGCCCATCGCAACGCTGCTGGATCACATCCAGCAGTACTG TGAGAAAGCTGACCCGAAGAGGGCGCCGCTGGTTCCTCTGCCGATGCCCAAGAAGCTTTACTTTCACATCGACAGAGAAATCAAGAGGGACATCGAGCACGCCAAGCAGAACCTCGACAt ATTGATCAACGACCTCGACGTCAACGTGTTCAACTTCAAGAGGTTCGGGAAGGAGCTTCCCAAGAAGCACGACATGAGTCCCAACTCCTTCATCCAGGTGGCCCTGCAGCTCGCCTACTACAG AGTTCACAATGAGGTCTGTCCGGCCTGTGACATCGCATCTCAGCGGATGTTTCGAGGAGGAAGGACGGAATTTATTCGCTCCCCAACAAACCAGACGCTGAGGTTCCTACTGGCCTTCGACGATCCCACTGTGTcg cGGGAAGCCAAACTAGAACTGTTCAGAGAAGCTGTCGATGCCTACACAGCTCTGACTCATCTG acACTTAACGGACTCGGCATCGACCGACACCTGCTGGGGCTCAAGCTGGAGTCTATCGAGAAAGGACTGACCATCCCCAAGATCTTCATGGACACGGCGTACGGGCTGGCGACGCATTGGAAACTACGAACAGGGCAG GTGCCTGCGAACACTGACAGCGTGATGTGTTTCGGGCCCCTGGTTCCCGACGGTTATGCCATTTGTTACAACCCCCAGGCGGACCACGTCCACTTCTCCATCACCGCCTTCAACTGCTGCGAGGAGACGCACGCTGAGACGTTAGCGCTCACGCTGAAGGACACGTTGGGTCAGCtacaggagctgctgcagcctaCTGTGTAG